Part of the Lampris incognitus isolate fLamInc1 chromosome 1, fLamInc1.hap2, whole genome shotgun sequence genome is shown below.
TCAGCTACACTCTCTTCCTGCTCACTCTGTTCCTTGGTTTCTCTGTCACATGGCTGCTCCTCTGCCTGCTCCTCTGTCTGGCAGTGGCCATGGCCAGCTACCTCTCCTCCTTCCCCCTGTTGCTGCATGGCAGGTGCTGCTGTCACCATAGATGTTGAAGCTACTGCTGCCGCCCCTGCAGAAATATACCTGTGATTTTTGCACATTTTGTGGCATTCATCTAGATTCTTCGTTTTTGGCCGGCAACTTCTCTATATCGGCCCCAAACTGTGTCGACCCACCAGGAAAATGCCCAGTATACCAGATTACCAGTCCAGCCATGGTGAGAGCTGAGGCTTATGGCAGCGTCAAACAACTACAAAAACAATTAAGTCAGACTGACTCCTATGTTTTCAAAAACCGAAATCTGGGAAGTGGGGGTTGGATGGGTGTGGAGGTGAGTCGTTCACTTTGTTTCAACCCCTGCTGATGTTTGCTAGCCTCTTTATGCTTCTGGTAAACCAAAATATTACACATGGCACCTTTATAAATAAAGTCAAAAATTGTGGGTAAGGTTATTCTACCTAATCCCAATGAAGTATCACATCTTTTAGTGACACTCTAGAGAACAAGGTAAAATAAATCAGATATCCCTAACAGTTAAGAAACAAAGCATTACATTTACAATGGGAACAAGGGAACTTATGTCACCGCATTAGCAAAGTGGTTTCAGGATTAAAGATGCAATACTTGATTAAATGATTGCTAggttttttttacagtgtattATTAAATCTGATTTAGATCTGATAAACTGACTCCAATCTGTCCCAAATCCTGAAAAAAGTTTGCCTGAAATCAAACTGGGCCCCAAGTTAATACATTCTTTTGATCTTGAACAAGACCAAAGACAGATTTTGTGCTTTTAATGAAGTCTCTGCCAATGTTTTGAATTAAAACAATCAGGAGAGAACTCATGGATCAGAGCATGGATATAAAACTCTACTACAAATGAATGGCAGAACCCTGCCCCCATCTAGTCCCGGACTGCTGAATTATTCATTCAAAGCTAAGTGAAGCCATGAAATACCATGAGCTTCAGGAGACCTCTCTGCTGAACTGATATTGAGAAAAAATATGTAACATGTTCAGCACATATGCATCTAGATAAATACAGGGATAGTTGTCTTCCAATATTAGCAGCTCGGGCGAGTCAAACAGCACTAATGCATCTAGCTATAAATTCTGTGACTGAAATCAGACCAGGTTTGTTGAAAAGTAGTTCCTTGACACGGACAAAAAATATTACCTGCTTTATTCTTTTttgaagatttaaaaaaaaaagtaattgaaTGTTGGTGACAAAATGTCTTCAGCGGCTTGAGGTATAGAGGTATGTACACCAAAAAGATCAAAATGACCGACTAAAGTAAAATATTACTTGAGCTAAAACCTGGGTCCCTTTTGCCTTTTTATCGTTTTTTGGTTCGTATCTATCCAAAAAGTACTGGGCCAGGAGAGACAAGAGGTCGTTTTGGTTTTGGTGACCTTTCTACTCATTTCAatgaggtgtgtgcgtgtgtgtgcgtgtatgtgtgtgcgtgtgcgtgtgtgtgtgtgtgtgtgtgcatttttccgTAGACCTATGCAAACTTATTGCTGGAGGTGGAAGTGGATAAGGTGGATCAGTTAAAGGACAGCATGGTGATGGCCATCCGGAGTCTTTGGGATGACACAGGAATGCAGGAGTGTTATGATCGACGCAGAGAGTACCAGCTCTCAGACTCCACCAAATAGTGAGCCTCTGTGATTGCTACTGTGGAGCTACCACAATAGCTTTATCAAATACCAAATGCTTTAGCTTAATGAAACGCTAACTAGAGAATGATGGATGAACTTGGTTTTTCAGACAACCAAATAACAGTCATCTGTAAATAATGGccagtagtcaagtcaattttatttgtatagcccaatatcacaagttacaaaattgcctcaaggggctttacagcaatacaacatcctgtccctagaccctcCCATCAGATAAcgtacaactccctaaaaaacaaaacaaaacctttaacagggacaaaaaataggaggaaacctcagggaggacAACAGATGAGGGACTCCCACCCCCATCACTGACAGATAGGCAATTGatattgtgtgtacacaattttacAGAATGCAAAGAGTTGATTGTAATggttttataagatatataaagaatgggatgaggaggacaccaagcagtgtccagatgccaatgggacagcctaggacctgagccatgcaaccaccatcaccatgtagacttgGCATAAGggaagactacacatgcacatggggaagacttgcatcacaccattcacatacatgggagaagagacaagaaaagacattagtcacacatagaagagaaagaaggatacaacactgaaacaggataacaaaattgtaatggatttataagatatataaagaatgtgatgaggaggatgccaagcagtgtccaggtggcaaccaccatcaccatgggaacctggcaggaagacagactacacgtgcacaaaggggagactcacatcacaccattcacatatatggaagaagagaaaggaaaagacattATTTAcataggagagggagaaggataaagacatcattcagagagtgagacagacttgagagagaagagaacagctgcaataatctatactgtatattCTCATCGGCAAGACAGTGCTGGGTAAATGAatggagacagaaaccgaccgaccacaggttgtgaagtactcaatttaaaggcaactaattataggttaagacaaaaagatgaattttaagtttggatttaaagaactcaacagactccgattgtctgatgtcAACAGGGAGGTTATTCCTGTTGACTGATAGGAAAAGGTCCTGCTCCCTGctgatttctttttaactttgggtacaaatAGGAGgactgtattttgagagtggtgagcttgagatggaatatacggtttaaggagatcagacaggtatgatggggcaagcccatttaggaagtctgatctaacatggacaggaagtcagtgaagggaggcaagagttggtgtaatatggtcaaattgtcctgttttagttaggattctagctgcagcattttgaaccatcggaagacttttagtactaccatgtggcagacctgaaaacagaacattacagtaatcaagcgtggatgaaacaaatgcatgtattagagtctctgcgtcagctatTGACAGGAAAGAACAAAATTTAGCTGTTACGTAAAtttaaaaaaggcagtcttgatgaattctttaatgtgcttatcaaaggaaaggctgggatgaaATGTCAATATTTTTGGATGTCacactgtgaaatcacagagttgtgagcattactgttacttgatcaaattggtgtctgtgtctagcagggccaatgaccagcatctcatttTTATCCAAGTTCAaatgcaggaaatttagtgacatccaatttttcacagcagccaaacaggcctctaaattaataatttgagtatgatcatcagcccagctgagtatcatccacatagcaatagAAATTTATTCCGTGACTGTGCTTAATTTGGTCAAGAGGcgaaatgtaaagagagaaatatAGGGGGCCAATTATCAAGtactgaggtacgccatatttaacatcagcgaatttcgatgtaatattactatagaagAAACACTGTGTTCTTTCAGTTAAGTAggtcttaagccaagagagagcttggccagagacaccaaaattgcaATTTATTCTTTCTAATAGTATACTGTGATCAAtgttgtcaaaggctgcactggggTCCAGTAATAGAATCACAGAGGTGGAATCGGAATCCATaacaagtagaagatcatttaccattcTGGTTATTGCAGTTTCAGtaaagtgacaggccctgaaagcaaaTTGAAAAAGTTCATattgatagttttcttctataagggttgaaagttgttgatacacaactctctctagtacttagaaaagaatggaaggctCTATTTGTGACTCATTGTATAAACATGAATTTcttaagacaggatctgcaggaatagctggagttgaagaactaattttgtttctgatctcatcaaccttattgcagaataAGGTTATGGCAAAAACTCTCCCGCCATTTTTGTGAGTACAGAGTGTAACCTCCAATGTCACTGTGCTAGTTACAGTATCGCAAATAGACATTTTGGTCAGCAACATGTTCTCCTCTAATATTTTCCTTTCCCGATTTTTTTATCTCCTTGATATAAATACTTCACAGGCAAATAATGTGATAGCAGTTTCCTTATTGATTAGATCCTTACTGATTTGCATCTAGAGGTATTCTGTCTAATATTAACTCCTATAAAGTGCACAATACACCTTTCTGTGGCTGTCTGATCTGAGAAAATAACCAAAACTTATCTAATTTTGGTTTTCATGTGGTTCTTTCATATTTACAGTCATGAGACCAAACTCTTCCTAATGATAGcttttcttccttttctctctctgcctATCTTGTCTATATTTCTCAGTTATCTTACTGATCTGGACCGAATTGCAGATCCCTCCTATGTGCCCAACCTGCAGGATATCCTCAGAGTCCGAGTACCTACTACTGGTATCATAGAATATCCCTTTTACATGGAAAATGTTATTTTCAGGTGAGATAAAGGTTAtttattccattccattccattatccaaaccgtttatcctgctctcagggtcatggggatgctggagcctatcccagcagtcactgggcggcaggcggggcgacaccctggacaggccgccaggccatcacaggtccaacacacacacacacacacacacacacacacacacacacacacacacacacacacacacacacacacacacacacacacacattcacacctagggacaatttagtatggctgattcacctgacctacatgtctttggactgtggaaggaaactggagcacctggagggaatccacgcaggcatggggagaacatgcaaactccacacagaggacatgatATAATTAATGCTATTTAGATACTTGAGCATAAAACATACTACTGTATATTAGTATCAGTTTTATACAGGCATCATAGAGAAAACCCTTTAGAATGAGCAAAGCCATTTTCAGGTGAACAGCACAGTACATCATTTATGTTAGTACTGTGCTGTAGATACTGTAGCATAAGCATGAAGATCACATGGACTCGGTGTCAAAGTCTgttattaacttttttttaagaAATATGTACTATTTTACCCTATTATTACATATTAATAATCTaatattaccctattttctgagctgtcctggttgctgctccactccctctgaaaaaggggcaggctgcagactactacatgcctcctctgatacatgtggagtcaccagccgcttcttttcacttgacagtgaggagtttggccagggggacatagcgtgtccCAGCAGTAGCCTTGATACTCCCATTGCACACAGAAATAGGGGTATAATTTCTGTACCCAAAGGTACATTTGTCAGAAAAATACCCTCCAAGATATGGAATTGGTCCTTAAGGTGATAACTGTGGACCTTCGTTTAATTTTAAAGGTAACAAATTATTGCTGACAGCAAAAGGTACATAATTGTACATTTAACAAGCTTAAGGTACAGGCAAATGATGCAGCAAATCAGTGATCACAAAATCTTGATTTAGAGTTGGGTTTATTGAAATAAAATAGGCTTCTAGTACATTTCCATTCAATTCTTGGTCTGTGTGGCCTGGGGATCATTTTACAAGCTTTATTAATAACTTAGCTGGGTGTGCATCTTAATGGTTTCAGCTAGCCTTTACATTGCATTGTTACTATGCATATGATAATTGAATAGTTTTAAATAATGTTGAAATATTAGGGTGccatggtgccgcagtggttagcacggtcgcctcaaagCAGGAGGGTTCTGGgtccaagccctggggtagtccaaccttgggggtcgtcccaggtcatcctctgtgtggagtttgcacgttctccccgtgtctgtgtgggtttcctccgggtgctccggtttcctcccacagtccaaagacatgtaggtcaggtgaatcggttgtaTTAaactgtctctaggtgtgaatgtgtgtgtgtgttggccctgtgatggactgggggcctctacagggtgtctccccgcctgctgcccagtgactgctgggataaactccagcatgcccgcgaccctgagtggggtaagtggtttggataatggatcaaTATGTACTATTGTGAATGTAGCCTTAATGGGTTAAAATTAGATTCCATGTGGTTTGCTCAAATTTGGAAAGCCAGGAAAAAAATCAGGACTGTTTTTTCCAAAAGCCTGTTGGTATGGGCTGGGTCCTTGTTAAATGTTCAAAGATGACTTAAGAGGAAGATGCTCCATGGGAAACAATTCCTGATTAAACatttatgctgcatgaatgcaaCCTAAGTAATATCAAATGAATGGTGTTTGAATGTGGCTGTTGTCGTGTCAGAATGGTGGATGTggggggtcagaggtcagagagAAGGAAATGGATCCACTGCTTTGAGAACGTCACCTCCATTATCTTCCTGGTGGCACTCAGTGAGTACGACCAAGTCCTGGCCGAGTGTGGCAACGAGGTGAGAATCAACACGTCATTGTCTGAGACCAGGAATGCAAATCAAAAAGGGCAAAATGTTTACACTGCCGTTTATCCAGTATATGCTTAATATATATGTGATAGTAATTGGACCTCCCGGTACTACATGTCCCCGACAGAACCGCATGGAGGAGAGCAAGGCCCTTTTCAAGACCATTATCACCTACCCCTGGTTCCAACGCTCCTCTGTCATCCTGTTCCTCAACAAGACTGACATCCTAGAGGAGAAGATTGTGTACTCCCACTTAGCCAACTACTTCCCCAAttttacaggtgtgtgtgtgtgtatgagagagagtgagagagagcaagatgtgAAGACTATCTGTAAGTTTATGTTAATACATTTCTGATGCAGGAGAAGATCCCCTACTCACTCCTTGTCAATTATGCCCCTGAGTTCCAAggtttgtgtgcatatgtatgcgTGAGTGAGGCCTGGCCAATGGGTAAAGTAGGAGCTTTACCTTGCACTCATGTTAAAAGCCTCATGAGTGACAAAAGCAGTTGGCATCCATTCATTTTCTAAGCGTTTCGGTGACGAGGAGCAGCCTTCCTGTGGCAAAAAGAAGCAGTGTGATGCCTGCGCCAAGAGTGATGATTTGAAGTTGAGCTGAGGTtaactttatgcagatgaccaaAAGCAGCAACCAACTGCAGACAGAGATTTCCTCTCACTTTAACATCCCTACTACATATCTGATAAGTGATTGGGCACAGCCAAACGTGGCATCTGCAGCTCAGATTGAACAACCTGCCCTCCTGGCGATGACTGCTAGAGAGCAGCTAGCCCCCAGAAAAACTGCTAAGATCATGATGCACTTTGGTGTGAGAACAGGTTATATTTTTATAATGTGTGTGATCAGCCTTTGGGAAAAATAGTGCACCATTTGAATATTAGCTGTACTAATCTCATCAGGTGATTTTCTTTTAAGATGTGTGTGGGTATATGCCAAAACAGATGTTGCTATTTGTGCGCATTCATTTGGATCCATTTTAAAAACTAGATTAATATTTGCATAAAAAATCGGATTCTTTATTTTGGGCATCAAATTTTTGACTGGGGTCTGATTTTTTTGGTACTATGATTTGTGTTAATAGTCCTCATTCACTGAAAAATTTCTTGCAATTCATCTTCAATTTCATCTTAAAAACTTTTCTGTGATTGTGGGTGTGCTTGGTCCTCATCCGTCTCAGGGACTCATGTCCTCCAGATCCTCAAGGATAATTTTCTGACTACATTGCTGCTGTCTTCAATTCCTACATCATCTGAAAGATCGGTCTATACTTATGGGACCATGCTACACAGTGTCTGGTTCAGGCCTTAGCTGGTCTCCGTGCATTCCAACCACTGCTAAGTATCCACAACAGTGCTGCATGCTTAGTTTTCAACCTGCCAAGATGCACTCACACACCACCTCTCTTTGTGtccttacactggctcccagttgctactGGCATATATTTCAAGACCCTGCTTTTGGCATTCCGGACAGTTCAGGGAACTGCACCTATTTAAATGTAATCCCATATTAACATTTACACGCCTGCTCACCCTCTTGGTTCTTCATCTGGAAGGCTACGGTCTACTGTATGCTCACTTATGAAGGGCTGAGCTCTAGGTCCAGACGTTTGTCTCACCTGGATCCAAAATGGTGGACTTAACTCCTGTCAGTAACAGCTATGGACTCACTCCCATTATTCGAGAAAAGACATAAAAACCTTCCTTTTCAAGGTCTAATTAATTGATAGATGGCCCTGAGGTATGAGTgtgatagtgattttttttttttggccttgtcCAGCTAATTTGTAATGGAATCTTCTTGTTCACCAAACTATTGATGATCTACCACTGTCCACTTATAGCCTACTaaatgcacttgacatgacatgcataTCTGTAGGTTGACACAAATCTATCTGCTAAATGCTGACACTTGTGTAAGTTGCTTTGGGGTCTGGTAAATgagaaaattaaatgaaaatacTGTTGTCAAGACAAAAATCTGATCTGTGCTTCATGTAGAACAAGGTGTGCACAAGTGATTACAAATGATCAGAGGACTGACCTTTCTCACTTCACCTATATTTACACTGATTGAAAAAGAACAAAGTGATTTGATGCCAGCCTTATATTGCAGGACCACAGCAGGATGCTAAAGCAGCCCAAGAGTTCATCCTGAAGATGTACCAGGAACAAAACCCAGACAAGGAGAAGACGGTCTATCCCCACTTTACCTGTGCCACGGACACCGAAAACATCCGCTTCGTCTTTGTGGCCGTCAAAGATACCATTCTCAGGCACAACCTGAAAGAGTTCAACCTGGTGTAATGAGGAATGTGGAGATGAAGTGAGGACAATGTGagaggggtggagaagagagaggagacaggCTGAGAtaagaggagaggaaaaggagatgaGGAGAACAACCCAGAGAGCTTCATTtacacacagaaacaaaacatgttttcactcTTGATGGCAGTTTAAGTAGAAAAGATCCAGATTTCATCTGGTTCTCTCTATTTGGACAGCCATTGAAAAAGCAACTAATTTTTTCCAAGAAAGATGGGATTTTCAGTTTAGTATATTTATTGCTTTGAGAATGTAGAGGtctttttaacactagaacgaccgggatttcactcctacctaaaatgaccataggCGTTCAAAATGGccactggtttttaaactctatattctgtcaagataaatacccagttgagatattaatgcattacatgttagtatgtctgttatgaaactaactgaccccaaaattaaaaatgtaacaactataatactacttttaaacaatttaaatttcaaagagacatggtcgaacttgaatagcaaaattgaaaaagtgaaaatatta
Proteins encoded:
- the LOC130120211 gene encoding guanine nucleotide-binding protein subunit alpha-14-like, with translation MAGCCVSAEEKENQRINEEIEKQLRKDKKDSRKELKLLLLGTGESGKSTFIKQMRIIHGGGYTEEDKKGYAKLVYQNIFTSMQSMSRAMETLNIFFSDSQNQTYANLLLEVEVDKVDQLKDSMVMAIRSLWDDTGMQECYDRRREYQLSDSTKYYLTDLDRIADPSYVPNLQDILRVRVPTTGIIEYPFYMENVIFRMVDVGGQRSERRKWIHCFENVTSIIFLVALSEYDQVLAECGNENRMEESKALFKTIITYPWFQRSSVILFLNKTDILEEKIVYSHLANYFPNFTGPQQDAKAAQEFILKMYQEQNPDKEKTVYPHFTCATDTENIRFVFVAVKDTILRHNLKEFNLV